The Scytonema hofmannii PCC 7110 genome has a segment encoding these proteins:
- a CDS encoding lysozyme, with protein sequence MLGCILISGSIGAVGCVVVSYGVASLPCELASKGTVCQASRVNKALDSWKFGFVVGGLAGLIWSPRHQLISRFQPVHLSAASLMTLSLYFSISQGTGVSSVSLKDRVSTSSYPPKLSAFLATIRWAETGTSEPESYRKLVFNGTFDDFSTHPQKKQCAPINGKRVCSTAAGAYQMLNRSWQDLAPKLNLKDFSPASQDKMAIEYIRRNNALNDVEAGRFDAAVYKVRKVWASFPNNNYGQNSKSIEKLKIYYEQQLQKYETKRIKSYYSSPI encoded by the coding sequence ATGCTCGGATGCATTTTGATTTCTGGTTCAATTGGTGCTGTTGGGTGTGTCGTTGTTTCTTATGGAGTGGCGTCATTACCATGTGAGTTAGCCTCTAAAGGTACGGTTTGTCAAGCGAGTCGTGTTAATAAAGCGCTTGATAGCTGGAAATTTGGATTTGTTGTTGGTGGTTTAGCTGGTTTGATTTGGAGTCCTCGCCATCAATTGATATCCCGTTTTCAGCCAGTTCATTTGTCAGCTGCTTCTTTAATGACTTTGAGTCTTTATTTTTCAATTTCTCAGGGGACTGGTGTTTCTTCAGTATCTTTAAAAGACAGAGTTAGTACAAGTTCTTATCCACCAAAGTTGAGTGCTTTTTTAGCAACAATTCGTTGGGCAGAAACGGGAACGAGTGAGCCAGAAAGTTATCGCAAATTAGTCTTTAACGGAACTTTTGATGATTTTTCAACACATCCGCAAAAGAAACAGTGCGCTCCTATCAATGGGAAAAGGGTTTGTTCAACGGCAGCTGGTGCATATCAAATGTTAAATAGAAGTTGGCAAGACTTAGCACCAAAGTTAAACTTGAAAGATTTTAGTCCAGCTTCTCAGGACAAGATGGCAATTGAATATATTCGTCGTAATAACGCCTTAAATGATGTCGAAGCAGGAAGGTTTGATGCTGCTGTTTATAAAGTCAGAAAAGTTTGGGCCTCATTCCCTAATAATAATTACGGGCAGAACAGTAAATCAATTGAAAAATTAAAAATTTACTATGAACAACAACTCCAAAAGTATGAAACTAAAAGGATTAAAAGTTATTATAGCAGTCCTATTTGA
- a CDS encoding DNA translocase FtsK: MLVPYNGNDNIEYQKQQVLTAIVQAKQDGLSHEEIRLNVWEALPSSIASYAETVLQQIDFQTKLSRPIIEFDLEFLFRSVYSAVLSLTSDEEILSICAEHCTLNQYEFVRYALEYIHVNRVPSEWEQNNVYRKILEIITLSPIESLFEYIDALKNIYLKQIGYEVVQENLYKLFVKNKQVSYFLDLANKTRDNLIKNYCYRTAALVAGVTGQPTDLQLTGNSLTINEPKSLDSQRAIHEIVHSQILTMEQAGKLLVDTLEDFSINAKYVNAKTGPTFNRIKVKLGRGVSYKKVEDIGNDLVQQLGEELGLKVAPMVSVVPGGVVFDIPRLDRQFAYFRDYIRFDGEADIYSVSIPGGVDVDGTYVEIPLYSDNVTHILGGGRTRGGKSQFEKAAILYLVRRYPPSVVRLALSDVKRVTFGKFDGLPHLVAPVARDAEATANLLDYLVEEMELRYQEFERHSSIETIAQYNLRFAPGIVMPRLVCLIDECFDLLSDDKYCSRIENALMKLLAKAGGAGIHVLLYTQRPDKNVIDPLIRSNFPTKTAFVTTRPEDSCIILGDDKDKRAVYLLGYGDFLYKTTEVVRLQALYVADDEDPEYFQQLLLEAQNHNDSYTAWESQLDFDEFVASLYGKGNSHDSDGSKPVASSKTKRSQTDFEGSFSFKVQLDESAKNSILNLHRKGYQLDEIVKAVFNLSRHDGRSYKKLRNVVEEFLNSLKGGDDSDI; this comes from the coding sequence ATGTTAGTGCCATATAATGGTAACGATAATATTGAATATCAAAAACAACAGGTTTTGACGGCAATTGTACAAGCCAAGCAAGATGGTTTGAGCCATGAAGAGATTAGGTTGAATGTATGGGAAGCTTTACCTTCATCAATCGCTTCTTATGCTGAAACTGTTCTACAGCAAATTGATTTTCAGACGAAGTTATCCCGCCCGATTATTGAATTTGATTTAGAGTTTTTATTTCGGTCAGTATATTCTGCAGTACTTTCTCTCACAAGTGATGAAGAAATATTATCAATATGTGCAGAACACTGTACTTTAAACCAGTATGAATTTGTGCGTTATGCTCTTGAATATATCCATGTCAATCGCGTTCCATCAGAGTGGGAGCAGAATAACGTCTATCGAAAAATTCTTGAAATAATCACTCTCTCACCCATCGAATCCTTATTTGAGTATATTGATGCTCTCAAGAATATTTATCTCAAGCAAATTGGATATGAAGTGGTTCAAGAAAATCTTTACAAGTTATTTGTTAAGAATAAACAGGTGAGTTATTTTCTAGATTTAGCTAATAAAACTAGAGATAATCTTATCAAAAATTATTGTTATCGAACCGCAGCCCTTGTTGCGGGTGTTACGGGTCAGCCTACAGATTTGCAACTGACAGGAAATAGCTTAACCATTAACGAACCTAAATCTTTAGACAGTCAGAGAGCTATTCATGAAATCGTTCATTCACAAATTTTAACTATGGAACAAGCAGGAAAGTTATTAGTTGATACTTTGGAAGATTTTAGTATCAATGCCAAGTATGTCAATGCTAAAACTGGTCCTACCTTTAATCGCATTAAGGTAAAACTGGGACGGGGTGTGAGTTACAAGAAGGTAGAAGACATTGGGAACGACTTAGTACAGCAGCTTGGTGAAGAATTAGGTTTGAAAGTTGCGCCAATGGTGAGTGTAGTCCCTGGAGGGGTAGTATTTGACATACCGAGACTGGACAGACAGTTTGCCTATTTTCGCGACTACATTAGGTTTGACGGCGAAGCTGACATTTATTCAGTCTCTATCCCCGGTGGTGTTGATGTCGATGGTACCTATGTTGAAATTCCCCTGTATAGCGATAACGTCACCCATATTCTGGGGGGAGGGCGAACTCGGGGAGGGAAGTCTCAGTTTGAGAAAGCAGCCATTTTGTATTTGGTACGGCGCTATCCACCATCAGTAGTGCGGTTGGCGCTTTCGGATGTCAAGCGCGTGACTTTTGGTAAATTTGATGGACTACCCCATCTTGTTGCTCCAGTTGCGCGAGATGCTGAGGCTACCGCCAACTTACTCGATTATTTGGTTGAAGAGATGGAATTGCGCTACCAAGAGTTTGAGCGCCACAGCAGTATCGAAACCATCGCTCAGTATAACTTGCGGTTTGCACCCGGTATTGTCATGCCGCGATTGGTTTGTCTGATTGATGAGTGTTTTGACTTGCTTTCAGATGATAAGTATTGCTCGCGCATTGAGAACGCGCTGATGAAGTTACTGGCAAAAGCTGGTGGTGCGGGGATTCATGTCCTGTTATACACGCAGCGACCTGACAAGAACGTCATTGATCCTTTGATTCGTTCAAACTTCCCAACCAAAACTGCTTTTGTGACAACCCGACCTGAAGATAGCTGTATTATCCTTGGGGATGATAAAGACAAGCGTGCGGTTTATTTGCTCGGATACGGGGATTTCTTGTATAAGACAACTGAGGTAGTACGGCTTCAAGCATTGTATGTCGCTGATGATGAAGACCCTGAATACTTTCAGCAGTTACTTTTAGAAGCTCAAAACCATAACGATTCTTATACTGCATGGGAGTCTCAACTGGATTTTGATGAATTTGTTGCTAGTTTGTATGGCAAAGGCAACAGTCATGATAGCGACGGATCTAAGCCAGTTGCTAGTTCTAAAACCAAGCGATCTCAGACTGATTTTGAGGGGAGTTTTAGTTTTAAGGTACAACTTGATGAGTCAGCAAAAAACTCTATTTTGAATTTGCATCGTAAAGGTTATCAACTTGATGAGATTGTTAAAGCCGTCTTCAATTTATCACGTCATGATGGGCGATCGTATAAGAAATTGAGAAACGTTGTTGAGGAGTTTTTGAATAGCTTGAAAGGAGGTGACGATAGTGATATATGA
- a CDS encoding TetR/AcrR family transcriptional regulator, protein MTDDTKKSPGRPRSTQSHQAMLQATLELLAEVGFDAMSIDAIANRAGVGKTSIYRRYSGKEELVADAIESIRQDVVIPDTGNLWSDIEALIESAAQITLSPLGRKTVAMIISSATTNSRFAQIYWTKYLQPRRQAFTVVLERAKARNEIHSDLDSGLVFDMMSGIMLYALIFPPTPESWETYVSRALRLFLREAS, encoded by the coding sequence ATGACTGATGACACTAAAAAATCGCCCGGAAGACCCCGTAGTACCCAATCTCATCAAGCTATGTTACAAGCGACTCTGGAGTTGCTTGCAGAAGTTGGTTTTGATGCTATGAGTATCGATGCGATCGCAAACCGTGCTGGAGTAGGCAAAACAAGCATCTACCGACGCTATAGTGGCAAAGAGGAGCTTGTTGCTGATGCAATTGAAAGTATTAGGCAAGATGTTGTTATCCCTGACACAGGTAATCTTTGGAGTGATATTGAGGCGTTAATTGAAAGTGCTGCACAAATAACTCTCAGCCCATTGGGACGAAAAACTGTTGCTATGATTATCAGCAGTGCAACAACTAACTCTAGGTTTGCTCAGATTTACTGGACAAAATACCTGCAACCTCGAAGGCAAGCCTTTACTGTCGTGCTGGAACGAGCAAAAGCAAGAAACGAAATTCACTCTGACTTAGATTCTGGGTTAGTATTTGACATGATGAGTGGGATTATGCTCTATGCATTAATCTTTCCACCTACGCCCGAATCGTGGGAAACATACGTTAGCCGTGCTCTACGTCTTTTCTTAAGAGAGGCTTCATAG
- a CDS encoding M23 family metallopeptidase: MRLVIDFRGGGNHGAKRIKPPMNRNWGYAIATSFLVAAMVIPQVSQWVESQQLVKSLLSALHGPTQTNGDNKTVSTEGFVFPTVAGSPVTSEFGWRSHPITGRRSFHEGIDFGAPMGTPIYAADSGVVVRVGDRGEGYGNAVIIQHQGNISTLYAHASKLYVVEGQQVVRGQAIAAVGSTGFSTGPHLHFEVRVNGVERNPRPYLNKYLAKP, translated from the coding sequence ATGCGGTTGGTTATTGATTTTCGCGGTGGAGGGAATCACGGTGCAAAGCGGATAAAGCCTCCTATGAATCGGAATTGGGGTTATGCGATCGCAACTTCATTCTTAGTTGCAGCTATGGTGATTCCCCAGGTTTCTCAATGGGTTGAATCGCAGCAGTTGGTTAAATCTCTCTTGAGTGCTTTGCACGGACCAACTCAAACAAATGGCGATAACAAAACTGTTTCTACCGAGGGGTTTGTTTTTCCAACCGTGGCTGGTAGTCCCGTTACCTCAGAGTTTGGTTGGCGATCGCATCCAATCACGGGACGGCGTAGCTTTCATGAGGGTATCGATTTTGGTGCGCCAATGGGTACGCCCATTTATGCAGCAGATTCGGGTGTGGTGGTGAGGGTAGGCGACAGGGGAGAGGGTTATGGAAATGCAGTTATTATCCAACATCAAGGAAATATTTCGACTCTTTACGCTCATGCCAGCAAATTGTACGTGGTTGAAGGGCAACAGGTTGTGCGGGGACAGGCGATCGCGGCGGTAGGCAGTACGGGTTTTTCAACAGGACCGCACTTGCACTTTGAAGTTCGGGTTAATGGCGTAGAACGGAACCCCCGCCCCTACCTAAACAAGTATCTAGCAAAGCCTTGA
- a CDS encoding M15 family metallopeptidase: MKMRFISDLWTRWRFILVIALVVIGVVLNIYALTQFLKQKPSVSQSASNIEQNLKVNSSPTTNISPKVVTLKKLQPSASTKKKLGHFYYLEGDPNQMMIIGSYGPGEYQRFERLAPEAASAFMKLIYAARDQGVWIIPVSGYRSVAAQEKLFEAQIQRLGSPEAAAKLSAPPGYSEHHTGYAIDLADGHFPKQDITHNFASTDAFKWLNFHAKEFGFELSFQENNSQGVSYEPWHWRFIGSPKALLIFKNRN; the protein is encoded by the coding sequence ATGAAAATGAGATTTATTAGTGATTTATGGACTCGATGGCGTTTTATTCTAGTAATTGCCCTAGTTGTTATAGGAGTTGTTCTCAATATTTATGCTCTAACTCAATTTCTAAAGCAAAAACCAAGTGTCTCTCAGTCTGCTTCCAATATTGAACAGAACTTAAAAGTTAATTCTTCTCCAACTACAAATATCTCTCCCAAAGTGGTAACACTTAAAAAACTTCAACCATCAGCATCAACCAAAAAAAAATTAGGACACTTTTATTATTTAGAGGGCGACCCTAATCAAATGATGATTATTGGTAGCTACGGTCCTGGTGAATATCAAAGATTTGAGAGACTAGCTCCAGAAGCGGCTTCGGCATTCATGAAGCTAATTTATGCAGCAAGAGATCAAGGTGTTTGGATTATCCCTGTCTCAGGTTATCGGAGTGTTGCAGCTCAAGAAAAGCTTTTTGAAGCACAAATTCAACGACTGGGTTCACCGGAAGCGGCTGCAAAATTAAGTGCTCCACCTGGTTATAGTGAACACCACACGGGTTATGCTATCGATCTAGCGGACGGTCATTTTCCAAAGCAAGATATTACACATAATTTTGCTTCAACAGATGCATTTAAATGGCTAAACTTTCATGCTAAAGAATTCGGATTTGAATTGTCATTTCAAGAGAACAATTCTCAAGGAGTGAGTTACGAGCCTTGGCACTGGCGTTTTATTGGTTCTCCCAAAGCACTTTTAATTTTTAAGAATCGAAATTAG
- a CDS encoding nuclease-related domain-containing protein — protein sequence MSSRKAGHSIYQLGHKRLGNAIAYYFGAGTAVVVLVILLPLLQFSHLGLFLYLGLGVGGYLLYHQGEQLRKKAARAYQGAAAEAEVGKLLKVLQAKGWQVEANVPVKGLGDLDFAIKSPSGHYFVVDTKSHKGTKIYLNGQLTRRYGRNIYPFHEGNLLEKVKRQARSLSVRVSKPVVAVLCFTQGEVDIPNGVADDVLVVFKDDLLVTLVDWDRKLNILR from the coding sequence ATGTCTTCAAGAAAAGCAGGTCACTCTATCTACCAACTCGGTCATAAGCGATTGGGGAATGCTATTGCGTATTATTTTGGTGCTGGCACAGCAGTTGTAGTGTTGGTAATATTGCTACCATTACTGCAATTTTCTCACTTGGGTTTATTTCTATATCTGGGATTAGGAGTTGGGGGGTATTTACTTTATCACCAAGGAGAACAGTTGAGGAAGAAAGCAGCGCGTGCTTATCAAGGCGCAGCAGCTGAGGCAGAAGTTGGAAAGCTTCTAAAAGTACTTCAAGCAAAAGGTTGGCAAGTTGAAGCAAATGTCCCAGTTAAGGGACTTGGGGATTTAGACTTTGCTATCAAAAGCCCTTCAGGTCACTATTTTGTTGTGGATACAAAGTCGCATAAGGGTACAAAAATTTATCTAAATGGGCAACTTACTCGTCGTTACGGGAGAAATATTTATCCTTTTCACGAAGGAAATCTTTTAGAAAAGGTGAAGCGACAGGCGCGTTCTTTGTCTGTTCGGGTGTCTAAGCCAGTTGTCGCGGTTCTTTGCTTTACCCAAGGTGAAGTAGATATCCCAAATGGTGTAGCTGATGATGTGCTTGTCGTTTTTAAAGATGACCTATTAGTCACTCTTGTTGATTGGGATAGAAAGCTGAACATTTTAAGGTAA
- a CDS encoding AAA family ATPase, protein MILRYQYYRELIDKLTDSKNINLYGKEGIGKTYTVRECLLKDIQLQAVYLSLEYPFYLDNLFEAIAMSFELYYSLEWSQVVNCLSQGASKLLVLDNFDRLHLASENFAEDLSRLKMLADLDNFSILTISRLPLKYFHFASFTNCFEDFIMDGSNCWIF, encoded by the coding sequence ATGATATTGAGATACCAATACTATCGTGAGTTAATTGATAAATTGACTGACAGCAAGAATATTAACTTATATGGAAAAGAAGGAATTGGAAAGACTTACACTGTTAGGGAATGCCTGCTAAAAGATATTCAGTTACAAGCCGTGTATCTAAGTTTGGAGTATCCCTTTTATTTGGATAATCTTTTTGAAGCGATCGCCATGAGTTTTGAACTCTACTACTCTTTAGAATGGAGTCAAGTGGTGAATTGTTTATCGCAAGGTGCAAGCAAGCTTTTGGTGCTGGATAATTTTGACAGATTGCACTTGGCTAGTGAAAATTTTGCAGAGGACTTATCCAGGTTGAAGATGCTTGCTGACCTTGACAACTTCAGCATACTGACGATTTCTCGCTTACCTTTAAAATATTTTCACTTTGCCAGCTTTACTAACTGCTTTGAGGATTTTATAATGGATGGCTCAAACTGTTGGATATTCTAA
- a CDS encoding GNAT family N-acetyltransferase yields MNGNTFEYINYADSTAISYLIFWQEKIDEYIREFYGGNPENTLRTKFGYCVNKSLALLEAATDSPSMFRGVKSSNMLQAGSIIESRVGEIYLYEGEQQHLLLDILCSAPWNCLPQSVSETRKGAATWLIAEIIDEMTSPPNRMSGILKVAAIPAAIEFYRSIGFEENPDGSREMILTREKALQFLEAYRLRWS; encoded by the coding sequence ATGAACGGAAATACATTTGAATACATTAATTACGCTGACAGCACAGCAATTTCATATCTCATATTCTGGCAAGAAAAAATAGATGAATATATTAGAGAATTTTATGGAGGCAATCCTGAGAATACGTTGAGAACTAAATTTGGATATTGTGTGAATAAATCTCTAGCTTTATTAGAGGCTGCTACTGATAGTCCCAGTATGTTTCGAGGAGTAAAGAGCAGTAATATGCTTCAAGCTGGTTCAATTATTGAATCTAGAGTTGGAGAAATTTATTTATATGAAGGCGAGCAACAGCATCTACTGTTAGATATACTTTGCTCTGCACCTTGGAACTGCTTACCCCAAAGTGTATCTGAAACAAGGAAAGGCGCAGCAACCTGGTTGATAGCAGAAATCATTGATGAAATGACTTCTCCTCCAAATAGAATGAGCGGAATCCTCAAAGTAGCAGCCATACCCGCAGCCATTGAGTTTTACAGAAGCATTGGGTTTGAAGAGAATCCAGACGGTTCTAGAGAGATGATACTAACAAGGGAAAAAGCGCTACAATTTTTAGAAGCATATAGGTTGCGTTGGAGTTAA
- a CDS encoding phage terminase large subunit family protein: protein MFTPTPVGHKKPSRKKKLNATLWTVCSTVGALSVIASVALMVGWRQQIPGNSVSEVQQAKAQVRQIREAYLEKLSRTDYNMDYLSSYSSVEGMLTLTGWRQLAAALWGQQLRSEVSGMQANERSGFYRLHYMPALEIVKFNSLDVLLEAASGNNTFYWGYRRTDGTKVEEKIPSGAAAVLILGKLEAIDYAQNLESQPSVDLNQMLVQIRNAQEPYSLAQAQLLRARGYLDPVQQMAQVAEIRERIKQREEERRIYLQQMKKNQSKPVPNQQSGDKSRG from the coding sequence ATGTTTACTCCTACTCCCGTGGGCCATAAAAAGCCGAGTCGAAAGAAAAAGTTAAATGCCACTTTGTGGACGGTTTGTTCGACTGTTGGAGCGCTCTCTGTCATTGCTTCGGTTGCTCTGATGGTAGGGTGGAGGCAGCAGATTCCCGGTAATTCTGTATCTGAGGTACAACAGGCAAAGGCGCAAGTCAGGCAAATTCGAGAAGCGTATTTGGAAAAGCTGTCTCGGACTGACTACAACATGGACTATCTTTCAAGTTATTCCTCAGTGGAGGGTATGCTCACACTCACGGGATGGCGACAGCTGGCGGCGGCGTTGTGGGGACAGCAGCTGCGAAGTGAGGTATCCGGGATGCAGGCAAATGAACGTTCGGGATTTTACCGCTTGCACTATATGCCAGCGTTGGAGATAGTGAAGTTTAATTCGCTAGATGTCTTACTAGAAGCTGCTTCTGGGAATAATACTTTCTACTGGGGTTATCGCAGAACTGACGGGACAAAAGTTGAGGAAAAGATACCTTCTGGTGCGGCAGCTGTGTTGATTTTGGGCAAGCTTGAAGCTATTGACTATGCCCAGAACTTAGAATCCCAGCCCTCAGTGGATTTGAATCAAATGCTCGTTCAGATTAGAAATGCTCAAGAGCCTTATTCTTTAGCACAGGCACAGTTATTGCGGGCGCGGGGATATCTAGATCCAGTCCAGCAGATGGCGCAAGTCGCAGAGATTCGCGAAAGGATAAAGCAACGGGAGGAGGAAAGGCGGATATACCTCCAGCAAATGAAGAAAAACCAGAGTAAACCAGTTCCCAATCAACAATCTGGTGACAAATCAAGGGGGTGA